One genomic segment of Paenibacillus sp. FSL H8-0332 includes these proteins:
- a CDS encoding stalk domain-containing protein, protein MKKFISGFLCGAVLFGVTSAYGAEAYQKVQSLLRNDVKVYSNGAKVALNKPVLSYNGSIYLSVRDVSNIMNKDVLWRPTNQSVEILDKKTAQVTVSPPKDEIKVTVKSLKELTQVFKIDNEVYKLGSNAFIIYEDNNGLLYVDSVSAVGTIVRLLAITYDNYALKTSDNPFVKGEIEADMRSVDNYFKMESNYVSINTNYRIYTLYNSDKTKQYVISDNPNDLQGIVTIEGKKLVPLASVFLTLGVDLKMEKDVTNKLFIFSFQK, encoded by the coding sequence ATGAAGAAGTTTATTAGCGGATTTTTATGTGGTGCTGTACTCTTTGGGGTAACTTCTGCATATGGAGCAGAAGCGTATCAAAAGGTTCAAAGTTTGCTCAGAAATGATGTGAAGGTTTACTCTAATGGAGCGAAAGTTGCCTTGAATAAACCTGTATTATCTTATAACGGAAGTATTTATTTATCTGTGAGAGACGTTTCGAATATTATGAATAAAGATGTATTGTGGCGACCAACCAATCAATCAGTAGAAATTTTGGATAAAAAAACTGCACAAGTTACTGTTTCACCACCCAAAGATGAAATAAAAGTGACGGTGAAATCATTGAAAGAATTGACGCAGGTATTCAAAATTGACAATGAGGTATACAAGCTTGGCTCGAATGCTTTTATAATATATGAAGATAATAACGGTTTATTATATGTTGATTCTGTGAGTGCTGTTGGTACTATAGTAAGGCTATTAGCTATAACGTATGATAATTATGCTTTAAAAACCAGTGATAATCCGTTCGTTAAAGGTGAGATAGAAGCTGACATGCGAAGTGTAGATAATTATTTCAAAATGGAATCAAATTATGTGAGTATTAACACCAACTATAGGATTTACACGTTGTATAACTCAGACAAGACTAAGCAATATGTAATATCGGATAATCCTAATGATCTTCAAGGGATAGTAACAATTGAGGGTAAAAAATTAGTTCCATTAGCTTCAGTGTTTTTGACATTAGGTGTCGATTTGAAGATGGAGAAGGATGTGACAAACAAACTATTCATATTTTCATTTCAAAAATAA
- a CDS encoding helix-turn-helix transcriptional regulator — translation MTLESIFGKVVKSIRINKNITQAQLGAESTLERTYISELENGKYQPTLTSLFDISRGLGIKPSDLIRLVEIEFELQNHRQ, via the coding sequence TTGACACTTGAATCCATTTTCGGAAAAGTAGTTAAAAGTATTCGTATTAATAAAAATATTACCCAAGCACAATTAGGTGCTGAAAGCACATTAGAACGCACTTACATATCTGAGCTAGAGAATGGGAAGTATCAACCTACTTTGACCAGCTTATTTGATATTTCTAGAGGGTTAGGCATAAAGCCCTCTGATTTAATACGACTTGTTGAAATTGAATTCGAACTACAAAATCATCGCCAATAA
- a CDS encoding AAA family ATPase, whose protein sequence is MDYYIKEIKLKEEFSHYSFIEEDNSIKNLSKINIFVGSNNAGKSQFMRRLFQKENLEFFPSGFSVEKLLRLYNDLVGEISSLFSESRIFDYGGLLEKLKEIKIIEIIQEELDFTKEIRGYLREIARGDNNRSVTSNYTFLNGFNFGELSEKLLTISVQYKGQLSEIMKGKPEVYKFKKIYVPTLRGLRPLSDNKDDLYALRTIKDYFPNLKDNLVFSGLNLYEELKNLLLGSLNDRQKVVKYQEFLGDTFFNGSKVALIPSVKSDVVIVKIGEEIEMPIYKLGDGIQSIIIQTFPLFANMGEKSLVFIEEPELFLHPGLQRKLMETFMKEEFKGFQFFLTTHSNHLLDITLDINQISVFSFKKQLDESSSNEKNANFIVENLSNEDNSLLEILGVKNSSVYLSNCTIWVEGITDRFYIRRYLQIYQESLQIPEEARYREDYHYAFIEYSGNNITHWSFLDNEEMEVDEVSKSMNAERICGKLFLISDKDSDLKKDRQDRLKEKLGDRFYCLECKEIENILNVDVLKKVVSDYEGETAEFNRKISEADYKNKYIGKYIDDHLTNKKRRGNYGSKSGTISNKVNFCEKALNHINSLEDMSDEAIELAKRVFEFIKSNNE, encoded by the coding sequence ATGGATTACTATATAAAAGAAATAAAACTAAAAGAAGAGTTCTCACACTATAGTTTTATTGAAGAAGATAACAGTATAAAGAACCTTTCTAAAATCAACATTTTTGTTGGCTCAAACAATGCTGGGAAAAGCCAATTTATGAGAAGACTATTTCAAAAGGAAAATCTTGAATTTTTTCCTTCAGGTTTTAGTGTAGAGAAACTACTTCGCTTATATAACGATTTAGTAGGGGAAATTTCAAGTCTATTTTCAGAAAGTAGGATTTTTGATTATGGTGGTTTACTAGAAAAATTAAAAGAAATTAAAATAATTGAAATTATCCAAGAAGAGTTGGATTTTACGAAGGAAATAAGAGGATATTTAAGAGAAATTGCAAGGGGAGATAATAATAGAAGCGTTACCTCTAATTATACATTTTTGAATGGCTTCAATTTTGGGGAATTATCCGAAAAACTATTAACAATCTCAGTTCAGTATAAGGGACAATTATCTGAAATAATGAAGGGAAAACCAGAGGTATACAAGTTTAAAAAAATATATGTACCCACTTTAAGAGGTTTACGTCCATTGTCGGATAATAAGGATGATCTATATGCATTAAGAACCATTAAAGATTATTTTCCAAATCTCAAAGATAATCTTGTTTTTAGTGGTCTTAATCTGTATGAAGAACTTAAAAATCTACTTTTGGGAAGTTTGAATGACAGGCAAAAGGTAGTTAAATATCAAGAATTTCTGGGCGATACCTTTTTCAATGGTTCAAAAGTTGCGTTGATTCCTTCAGTCAAATCTGATGTAGTGATTGTTAAGATAGGTGAAGAGATTGAAATGCCTATCTATAAATTGGGGGACGGCATTCAGTCGATTATCATCCAAACATTCCCTCTATTTGCTAATATGGGTGAAAAATCACTCGTTTTTATTGAAGAGCCTGAACTTTTTTTACACCCTGGGTTACAAAGGAAGTTGATGGAAACGTTTATGAAAGAAGAGTTTAAAGGATTTCAATTTTTCCTTACAACACATTCTAACCATCTTCTTGATATTACGCTTGATATCAATCAAATATCTGTGTTTTCATTCAAAAAGCAATTAGATGAGTCTAGCTCAAATGAAAAAAATGCTAACTTTATTGTTGAGAATTTAAGTAACGAAGATAATAGTTTATTGGAGATATTGGGAGTTAAGAACTCTTCGGTATATCTTTCAAATTGCACGATATGGGTAGAAGGTATTACTGATCGTTTCTACATAAGGAGATATCTTCAAATATATCAAGAATCACTTCAAATACCTGAAGAGGCACGGTATAGGGAAGATTATCATTATGCATTTATCGAATATAGTGGTAACAATATAACTCATTGGTCGTTTCTTGATAATGAGGAAATGGAAGTGGATGAAGTATCTAAATCCATGAATGCTGAAAGGATATGTGGAAAGCTATTCTTGATATCTGATAAGGATAGTGATCTAAAAAAAGATAGACAGGATAGACTTAAAGAGAAACTTGGAGATAGATTCTACTGTTTAGAATGTAAAGAAATAGAAAATATTCTTAATGTTGATGTTTTGAAGAAAGTTGTAAGTGATTATGAGGGTGAAACAGCAGAATTTAATCGGAAGATTAGTGAGGCTGATTATAAAAATAAATACATCGGAAAATATATAGATGATCATTTAACGAACAAAAAAAGGAGGGGGAATTACGGTAGTAAATCTGGAACAATTAGTAACAAAGTTAACTTTTGCGAGAAAGCATTGAACCATATAAATAGTCTTGAGGATATGTCTGATGAAGCTATTGAGCTTGCTAAAAGAGTATTTGAGTTTATAAAGAGTAATAATGAATAA
- a CDS encoding helix-turn-helix transcriptional regulator — MKKVHIKLRSILKERNMTQMQLSRLSNVAQAKISNLCNNNLKELNIGIIERLATALEIDDISVLMQLENVEEEKELRK, encoded by the coding sequence GTGAAAAAAGTACATATTAAGCTTAGATCAATACTGAAAGAGAGAAATATGACTCAGATGCAACTGTCTAGGCTTTCGAACGTTGCACAGGCAAAGATATCAAATCTATGTAACAATAATTTAAAGGAATTGAATATTGGAATCATTGAACGATTAGCTACTGCGTTAGAAATAGACGATATCTCGGTGTTGATGCAGTTAGAGAATGTTGAAGAGGAGAAGGAGCTGCGCAAGTAA
- a CDS encoding Rha family transcriptional regulator, with product MVIEQNGKAVTDSLKIAEVFGKDHDKVIRDIRNLDCSEEFSTANFGESNYVSERGRTYTKYFITHDGFTFLVMGYNGKDAAMYKESYIREFNHMRDQLALKNPANDYLNMSDEDRAIAYFMKLKAEKELLLLAEQNKPLVTFAETVLKSEDTILVRDMAKVIKEKG from the coding sequence TTGGTAATCGAACAAAACGGTAAAGCAGTGACAGATAGCTTGAAGATAGCGGAAGTGTTTGGGAAAGATCATGACAAAGTTATTCGTGATATAAGAAATCTTGATTGTAGCGAAGAATTCTCAACCGCCAATTTTGGCGAGTCAAATTATGTTAGCGAAAGAGGAAGAACTTACACGAAATACTTTATCACGCATGATGGATTTACCTTCCTTGTTATGGGATACAATGGCAAAGATGCTGCCATGTATAAAGAATCATATATCCGAGAGTTCAATCATATGCGTGATCAGCTTGCACTTAAGAATCCAGCGAATGACTACTTGAATATGTCGGATGAGGATAGAGCGATTGCTTATTTTATGAAGTTGAAGGCTGAGAAGGAATTGCTGCTATTAGCAGAACAAAACAAACCATTGGTTACATTTGCTGAAACAGTTTTAAAGTCAGAGGATACGATATTGGTTAGAGATATGGCAAAGGTGATTAAGGAAAAGGGATAG
- a CDS encoding DUF1643 domain-containing protein gives MQYHGSVKSVDCISEVLIGKVEARYSLKVTLDNFHDKTLTYIMMNPSIADLLQSDQTVNRVITFAASEANRLKEIGKVNIVNLFGLYETKSPSLQSIIDQLSPTPGYVDYLNKNRNSIQEGILASDYIVLAWGNVPPGMKAKFHAVEVNYVYDCIMNHNKGNSIFILNTLNKNHKTILTNSKRPRHPNRLNFNAYVPCTLSMKRNLLKITHE, from the coding sequence ATGCAATATCATGGATCAGTTAAAAGCGTTGATTGTATTTCGGAAGTGCTAATAGGGAAAGTGGAGGCAAGATATAGTTTGAAGGTGACCCTTGATAATTTCCATGATAAAACGCTAACCTACATAATGATGAATCCAAGTATTGCGGATTTACTCCAATCAGATCAGACTGTAAATCGTGTAATAACATTTGCAGCTAGTGAAGCTAATAGACTAAAAGAGATAGGGAAGGTGAACATTGTCAATTTATTTGGCTTATATGAAACCAAATCCCCTTCTTTACAATCAATTATTGATCAACTTTCTCCTACACCAGGTTATGTAGATTATCTTAATAAAAATCGTAATAGTATTCAGGAGGGGATTTTAGCATCAGATTATATTGTTTTGGCATGGGGGAATGTACCACCAGGAATGAAAGCGAAATTCCATGCTGTGGAAGTAAACTATGTTTATGATTGCATCATGAATCATAATAAAGGTAATTCAATATTTATACTAAATACATTAAACAAAAATCATAAAACAATATTGACCAACTCTAAACGTCCAAGACACCCAAATCGCTTGAATTTTAATGCATATGTTCCATGTACTTTATCGATGAAACGAAATCTTCTTAAAATCACTCATGAATAG
- a CDS encoding Bro-N domain-containing protein: MIDNQPWFNTKDVCDILEHSDTSMAVKRLDDDEKMTQTMFVSGQNRLTWLVNEYGLYSLIMKSRKPEAKVFKKWITHEVIPSIRKSGI, encoded by the coding sequence ATGATCGACAATCAACCCTGGTTTAATACAAAAGATGTATGTGATATCTTAGAGCATAGTGACACAAGTATGGCAGTTAAGCGGTTGGATGATGATGAAAAGATGACCCAAACAATGTTTGTATCAGGTCAAAATCGTTTGACTTGGCTTGTTAATGAATATGGGTTATACTCCTTGATCATGAAGAGTCGAAAACCGGAAGCTAAGGTATTTAAAAAATGGATTACACATGAGGTTATACCTTCTATTCGTAAGAGTGGTATTTAA
- a CDS encoding restriction endonuclease, producing the protein MIEIIREAIRQMVIQIMGKTLPDYVVDFVLLPLFFLFFGILLFGWIKFFVDKFAYKKCKHGIRYGVTEGICTRCSDKSTVKKVSKRSAELANNIPAQIKVVPGRCRCCSSPVKIRYQHITIPEGTKLKYDPEEIKGWKDEYKKVCHLSNYPPQKYYLDLCDDCYKKLAMGYEKEVEYGSWLGSLGKSLVLFFWIVLIIWVFDLLQLNPDTISWIVVSYFGVTLYIRYIYDRETTTASTQAAKAMDEFNRESNDIIRTLALIDRMDKEAEEARERIRVRNASGINEIDKMSGIQFEQRLAAYFIHKGFKVKTTATSGDHGADLIIEMGRRRIAVQAKRYGKQSVGNKAIQEAIAGRIMYDCNEAWVITTSTFTKSAIELADKAEVRLIDRAELIKMLGEASSTAATS; encoded by the coding sequence ATGATTGAAATAATTAGGGAAGCTATAAGGCAAATGGTTATTCAAATTATGGGCAAAACTTTGCCGGATTACGTTGTTGATTTTGTATTGCTCCCCTTATTCTTTTTATTCTTTGGTATATTGCTTTTTGGATGGATAAAGTTTTTTGTCGATAAATTTGCTTATAAAAAATGCAAACATGGTATTCGTTATGGAGTTACTGAGGGGATTTGTACTAGATGCTCAGATAAATCTACTGTCAAAAAAGTATCAAAGCGAAGCGCTGAGCTTGCTAATAATATTCCAGCACAAATAAAAGTAGTCCCTGGAAGATGCCGTTGCTGTTCATCTCCAGTGAAAATACGATATCAACATATAACCATACCGGAAGGAACAAAACTTAAATACGATCCCGAAGAAATCAAAGGGTGGAAGGATGAATATAAGAAAGTATGCCATTTAAGCAACTACCCTCCACAGAAGTATTATCTTGATTTGTGTGACGATTGCTATAAAAAATTGGCTATGGGATATGAAAAAGAAGTTGAATATGGTTCATGGCTGGGTAGCCTTGGTAAGAGTCTTGTTTTGTTTTTTTGGATAGTGCTAATTATTTGGGTTTTTGATTTATTACAACTGAACCCGGATACAATCTCCTGGATCGTTGTAAGCTATTTTGGTGTTACGTTATACATTAGATACATATATGACAGGGAGACTACAACGGCTAGTACTCAAGCTGCGAAAGCTATGGATGAGTTTAATCGTGAAAGTAATGACATCATTAGAACATTAGCGTTAATTGATCGAATGGATAAAGAAGCAGAAGAGGCTCGTGAAAGAATAAGAGTTCGTAATGCAAGTGGAATTAATGAAATTGATAAGATGTCAGGTATACAATTTGAACAAAGATTGGCAGCATATTTTATTCATAAAGGATTTAAGGTAAAAACAACCGCGACAAGTGGCGATCATGGAGCTGATTTGATAATTGAAATGGGTAGAAGAAGAATTGCAGTTCAAGCTAAAAGATACGGTAAACAAAGCGTTGGGAATAAAGCAATCCAAGAAGCAATAGCAGGAAGAATTATGTATGATTGTAATGAAGCTTGGGTTATTACAACATCAACCTTTACAAAATCAGCTATTGAGCTTGCAGACAAGGCAGAGGTAAGGCTAATTGATAGAGCAGAATTGATTAAAATGTTAGGGGAAGCTTCAAGTACTGCTGCGACTTCATGA
- a CDS encoding serine/threonine-protein kinase, with the protein MQLFNLGDLIDNRYEVLSIIGAGGMGAVLKVLDNQNNEEVALKYCKTSDEDSLKRFKREVRIMSDIDHYHVVSVENSNLEYDPPYFTMPIAEKSIFEEIPQLIHNHERALDFFEQICNGVQAIHLSMCTHRDINPKNALILENELVVVSDLGLAKFIYRDSTVLTHKSTILGTDYYAAPEQSQNSGSQNADVRTDIFQLGKTLYHMLTGDLPSLIDPNKLPAGLSYIIQKSTKNNPADRYQSVGHLIDAINVYRLSLTPYQNPIDTMDSLVEIANEKLKANTYDQDNVTKMMEIVYSVNEDDDLFIKLFDKIPERLLMILAEVNFIGDFLQLIELYSDKIKRTISEYGYSYAETVARKMHIVLNHTSSPEIKRHVYLSVLCAAVKLNRYAAMEVFDDFIKNIKLPEEAIVMSEVLSENMELYKSIYGRVPKGLIHPAIKVIWELCDQR; encoded by the coding sequence TTGCAATTGTTTAATTTAGGGGATTTAATAGACAATCGTTATGAAGTACTAAGTATTATAGGTGCAGGAGGTATGGGAGCGGTTTTAAAAGTTCTTGATAATCAAAATAATGAAGAAGTTGCATTGAAGTACTGTAAAACTTCAGATGAGGATTCTCTTAAGAGGTTTAAAAGAGAAGTGCGAATTATGTCTGATATTGATCATTATCACGTTGTTTCAGTAGAGAATTCAAATCTTGAATATGACCCTCCGTATTTCACAATGCCTATTGCCGAAAAATCTATCTTTGAAGAAATCCCTCAATTAATACATAATCATGAAAGAGCTCTGGATTTTTTTGAACAGATATGTAACGGTGTCCAAGCAATACATTTATCTATGTGTACGCATAGGGATATCAATCCCAAAAATGCACTGATATTAGAAAATGAACTTGTAGTAGTTTCTGATTTGGGTTTGGCTAAGTTTATTTATCGTGATAGTACAGTTTTGACACACAAATCAACTATTTTAGGAACAGATTATTATGCGGCGCCAGAGCAGTCACAAAATTCTGGAAGTCAGAATGCAGATGTGAGAACAGATATATTCCAATTGGGAAAAACTTTATATCATATGTTGACAGGTGACTTACCAAGTTTAATTGATCCCAATAAATTACCTGCGGGATTGTCATATATCATTCAGAAATCAACTAAAAATAATCCAGCTGATCGATATCAATCAGTTGGGCATCTAATTGACGCAATAAATGTATATCGATTATCGTTAACCCCTTATCAAAATCCTATTGATACAATGGATAGTCTCGTTGAAATAGCAAATGAAAAGCTTAAAGCCAATACATATGATCAAGACAATGTGACAAAGATGATGGAAATCGTATATTCTGTAAATGAAGATGATGATCTTTTTATTAAGCTATTCGATAAGATTCCTGAAAGACTATTAATGATACTTGCAGAAGTGAATTTTATAGGGGATTTCTTACAACTTATCGAACTCTACAGTGATAAGATTAAAAGAACTATTTCCGAATATGGGTATTCATATGCGGAAACAGTTGCTCGTAAAATGCACATTGTTTTAAATCATACTTCGTCTCCTGAAATAAAAAGGCATGTTTATCTGAGTGTCTTGTGTGCAGCTGTGAAATTAAATAGATATGCTGCAATGGAGGTTTTTGATGATTTTATAAAAAATATAAAACTACCTGAGGAAGCGATTGTAATGTCTGAAGTTCTCAGTGAGAATATGGAATTGTATAAAAGTATTTATGGTAGAGTTCCCAAAGGATTGATTCATCCAGCTATTAAAGTTATTTGGGAGTTATGTGATCAACGGTAG
- a CDS encoding DUF4145 domain-containing protein, whose translation MNYCNQCGHLANYTILLQEDKEGDFSNDPDYRCKYIYMIVKCSGCGNISYRSEYHDIERADYDEELYSRYGVEELAVPVTVTTYPTKSIKINKIISEVSYSIPESIYLTYQQTLIAFQNEAKILVGIGFRAIIEAICADQLVEGSNLQQSIENLHIKGVLAKREKDFLHAIRFLGNDAAHKIKEPTDKQLSITLTVIEQLLINLYVLPHNMKEEMETVVDNYEEFERILNDQLLNFSQAEELPLKEYLGINTRRLFHNFAQKEMELKNKIHSGNYTKLKIGKMDFYNNSKAEVQHYILD comes from the coding sequence ATGAATTACTGTAATCAATGTGGACATCTGGCTAACTACACAATCTTGTTACAAGAAGATAAAGAGGGGGATTTTAGCAATGATCCTGATTATCGTTGCAAATATATTTATATGATTGTGAAGTGTAGTGGTTGTGGTAATATCTCATATCGTTCAGAATATCATGATATTGAGAGAGCAGATTATGATGAAGAACTCTATAGTCGTTATGGTGTAGAAGAATTAGCAGTTCCTGTTACGGTGACAACTTACCCAACAAAGAGCATCAAAATAAATAAAATTATTTCTGAAGTATCATATTCAATTCCTGAGTCTATTTATCTTACATATCAACAAACATTAATAGCATTTCAAAATGAAGCCAAAATATTAGTTGGTATTGGATTCCGAGCAATTATTGAAGCAATTTGTGCAGATCAATTAGTAGAAGGAAGTAATTTACAACAATCCATAGAAAATCTCCATATCAAAGGAGTATTAGCTAAAAGAGAAAAAGACTTCTTACATGCAATAAGATTTTTAGGTAATGATGCAGCACATAAGATTAAAGAACCTACAGATAAACAATTATCAATAACCTTAACAGTTATTGAGCAATTGTTAATTAATCTATATGTCCTTCCACATAATATGAAGGAGGAAATGGAGACTGTAGTTGATAACTATGAAGAGTTCGAGAGGATTTTAAATGATCAACTTCTAAATTTCAGCCAAGCAGAGGAGTTACCCCTTAAAGAGTATCTAGGAATTAATACACGGAGACTATTTCATAATTTCGCTCAAAAAGAGATGGAGCTGAAAAATAAAATTCATTCAGGGAACTATACAAAACTTAAGATAGGTAAGATGGATTTTTATAATAATTCAAAAGCGGAAGTTCAACATTACATTCTTGACTAA
- a CDS encoding abortive infection family protein has protein sequence MVENPIDILKRVKNDLKKCAETWDFLKNIDNTDYEKARLIILNICKEDDMEVPAVIKISLEMEEFLTYIYDGNTNQNEAFLIIQETFNPFIDIVRQKSITVQFIPVEFNPPIYLSYSHIRDELKKCDIKILENDYAGAITNARSLLEGVFKEIIFTITGEHPNLKNDLVKLSNDARKALNLDPSKQEIVEPLKQVITGLASTVQGLGTIRNVISDSHSRKYEPDAHHAILVVNASKTVASFMFGTFQYQQVKGILKKEVKQPN, from the coding sequence TTGGTCGAAAATCCAATCGATATCTTGAAGCGAGTTAAAAATGATTTAAAAAAGTGTGCTGAAACATGGGACTTTTTGAAGAACATAGACAATACAGATTATGAAAAGGCACGCTTGATCATTCTTAATATATGTAAAGAAGATGATATGGAAGTTCCAGCAGTAATTAAAATTTCCTTGGAAATGGAAGAGTTTTTGACATATATATATGATGGAAATACTAATCAGAATGAAGCATTTTTAATTATTCAAGAAACGTTCAACCCCTTTATAGATATTGTGAGACAAAAATCAATAACAGTTCAATTTATTCCTGTTGAGTTCAATCCACCTATTTATTTGTCGTATAGTCACATTCGAGACGAACTCAAGAAATGCGATATAAAGATACTAGAGAATGACTATGCAGGTGCTATTACTAATGCAAGAAGTCTATTAGAGGGTGTTTTCAAAGAGATTATATTTACAATTACTGGTGAGCATCCGAATTTGAAAAATGACTTGGTTAAATTATCAAACGATGCAAGAAAAGCATTAAATCTTGATCCTTCAAAACAAGAAATAGTTGAACCTTTAAAACAAGTAATAACAGGTCTAGCAAGTACAGTTCAAGGATTAGGTACGATACGTAATGTAATAAGTGACTCTCACTCAAGGAAATACGAACCTGATGCACATCATGCAATTCTAGTGGTAAATGCATCTAAAACGGTAGCTTCTTTTATGTTCGGAACATTTCAATATCAACAAGTAAAGGGCATTTTAAAAAAGGAAGTGAAACAACCTAATTGA